A stretch of Suncus etruscus isolate mSunEtr1 chromosome 9, mSunEtr1.pri.cur, whole genome shotgun sequence DNA encodes these proteins:
- the LOC126018688 gene encoding olfactory receptor 8J3-like, whose protein sequence is MAPENITWVTEFILTGVSNRPDLQIPLFFVFLLIYGLTLAGNMGIILLTSVDSRLQTPMYFFLRHLAIINLGNSTVIAPKMLNNFLVKKKSISYYECVTQLGVFLIFIVSEVCVLAVMAYDRYVAICNPLLYMVVVSRRICILLVSLTYFYAVSTSIVATYSIFSMTYCSSNVINHFFCDISPLLTLSCSDTYFPETVVFISAGTNLVTSMTAVIVSYFNILLSILRMRSAEGRKKAFSTCASHIIAVTVFYGTLLFMYVQPPSSHSLDTDKMASVFYTLVTPMLNPMIYSLRNKDVKDALTRFLKGPLEFFRLVKMQWSNGFL, encoded by the exons ATGGCTCCTGAAAACATCACTTGGGTCACAGAATTTATTCTCACAGGTGTCTCCAACCGTCCAGACCTCCAGATTCCTCTGTTCTTTGTTTTCCTGCTCATCTATGGACTGACCCTGGCAGGGAACATGGGCATCATCCTCCTCACCAGTGTGGACTCTCGACTTCAGACCCCCATGTACTTTTTCCTTCGACACTTGGCTATCATCAATCTTGGAAATTCTACTGTCATTGCTCCTAAAATGCTAAACAATTTCTTAGTAAAGAAGAAATCTATCTCCTACTATGAATGTGTCACTCAACTGGGAGTGTTCTTGATTTTCATTGTATCTGAGGTTTGTGTGTTGGCTGTGATGGCCTATGACCGTTACGTGGCCATATGTAACCCTTTGCTCTACATGGTGGTGGTATCTCGAAGGATCTGCATTCTGTTAGTGTCTCTTACATATTTCTATGCTGTTTCCACTTCTATTGTAGCTACATACAGTATATTCTCCATGACATACTGCTCTTCCAATGTGATCAATCATTTTTTCTGTGATATCTCTCCTCTCTTAACATTATCCTGCTCTGATACTTACTTTCCAGAGACAGTTGTTTTTATATCAGCGGGCACAAATTTGGTCACTTCTATGACAGCTGTGATCGTTTCTTATTTCAATATTCTTCTGTCCATCCTCAGGATGCGTTcagcagaaggaaggaaaaaggcttTTTCCACGTGTGCCTCACATATCATAGCTGTCACAGTTTTTTATGGGACACTTCTGTTCATGTATGTGCAGCCTCCAAGCAGTCACTCATTAGACACTGATAAAATGGCATCTGTGTTTTATACCCTGGTGACCCCCATGTTGAATCCAATGATCTACAGTCTGAGGAATAAGGATGTGAAAGATGCTTTAACCAGATTTCT CAAGGGTCCTCTTGAGTTTTTTAGACTTGTAAAAATGCAGTGGTCTAATGGCTTTTTATGA